GCCAAGGCAGTAAGGAGGACTGCCCATGCCCGGCTCAAGAGCATACCTGACGGCCGAGCGCGCGGTGCGCTTGAAGGCGAACACGAAGGCCGAGGCGCTCGACGAGCTCATTGACCTGATCGCCGCCGCGCCCCAGGTCCACGACCGCAATACGCTCTGGCGCGGCATCCATGACCGCGAGTCGATCATGAGCACCGGCATTGGTGTCGAGATCGCTGTGCCGCACACCAAGCTCATCTCGGTGGAGGACTTCGTCATCGCCGTGGGCATCGCCCCGGGCGGCATCGAGTGGGACGCCATCGACGGCAAGCCGGTCAGGATTGTCGTAATGATCGCCGGCCCGACCAATCGCCAGGAGGACTACCTGCGCCTCCTGTCGCGCGTCGTCCTGCTGCTCAAGAACCCAAGTCACCGACAGAGACTGCAGGTCACCGAGTCAGCCGGCGAGATCGCCCAGTTCTTCCACCGTGTCGGCTGAGCAAGCCACCGCCGGCATTCTCCTTCCTGACACCGTCCGGACCGCACAACGACGATGAGTAATCCGCGTCGGCAGCGATGCGGGAGAGGGTCAGGTTCGGCCGCGCGGAGCCACGACGTCACTGCCATCGTCAC
This is a stretch of genomic DNA from Verrucomicrobiota bacterium. It encodes these proteins:
- a CDS encoding PTS sugar transporter subunit IIA; protein product: MPGSRAYLTAERAVRLKANTKAEALDELIDLIAAAPQVHDRNTLWRGIHDRESIMSTGIGVEIAVPHTKLISVEDFVIAVGIAPGGIEWDAIDGKPVRIVVMIAGPTNRQEDYLRLLSRVVLLLKNPSHRQRLQVTESAGEIAQFFHRVG